GGTTCTTCTTCAAAGGTTAATGAAGTTTCTCAGAAACAGGATAAGAAGAGTGTTGATTCTTCTTCAAGGGCTTTTGTagatgaaaatgaaaagaatattaAGGAGAAATCTAGTTTAAGACAACAACATAGTGTATTCATGGTTGAAGATATAGACAAAGACAAAGACAATGGTAAAGCTAATGCTAATGACACTACGAGTCCTGGTGATTCAGGTGAAGCAGAATCACTCGCAGTGTCATTACAAAATGAAAAGTTAGCTAAACACAAAATTGTGGAGAACAAGGGAAGGGGTAAGAGAGGTGGAAATAGAATTAGTAATggtaagaagaagaaaatcatgGATGACAAAAGTGGTCAAAGCAAGTTAAAAAAGGAGCTGCACAAACTTCTTGAGGAATGGGAGTACTATTTGGGAACCAAAAACACTAAGCAGAATGGTGATTCAGTTGTGTTGGAGGTGAAGGATGATGATGGTGTTAACCGGCAAGATACGCGTCCACAAGATACTATTTGGAGTCTTGGTAAAAAAGTTGAAGAAGCAGCGCCAAAAATGGAGGAAGAAGAGTTGTGGGATGAAATGGATAGAGTGAGGAGAGAAGATGAAGTTGAATCCATGGTAATCCTCATTTGAAAAGTttgcatttaaattttaatttttcttgtgCACTGTTGTGAAGGACTAGTTCTTATATTTATATGCAGATTGGCAATATAGGGACCAATGTAGCTTCTAACAAAAACATGGAAGATACATTTTCACTATGTAACCATGACACTCGTCTCGATGAGGAGATTGGAGTATATTGCAGGTTGTGTGATTTGGTTGTCACTGAGATCAGATATATCTCAGAGCCGGTGGTAAGCATGGTTTGATGTCGATTTACATAAAAACTAACATGCTTGATTAGGAACCGAAGAGTAAATTAGGAACTTATAACTGGGATCCATATAGTTTAAATAAGTTTATTATCTTCTGAACATGATATACTAGTAGTTATGTATTTTCGaggttttttcttttggtttttcaGGTTATGTAAAAACTGATGAAGAAAACAGAAATTGATTGCTATATAGGATCCAAAGAATTAGCATAACTTTGTGTTTGTAGGAATCGCTGATATTTGCATCCTTATGAATCTGTGATAATAATCATGTTAtgacaattattatttatatctaaaAGAAGCTAACTTTCTTaatctatgaagcactgacacatACATGAACGACCGACATTGACATTATGCTTGCTTATATTTGATCATGGCATCATGCTATTATGAATCACTAAATTTTGCATACTTTTGTTGTACATGACACAGGTGGATAGATATCCGAATGAAGGTTCAGGAAGAAGGGCGTCAATCGGTGGAGATGATGTTTCACTCTTTGATTGGTCTCACATCAATGTTTCTGATTATGACTCAAAGACTAATTTTTCTCACAATGAAGGCACTGTCTGGGACAAAATTCCTGATGTGAAGCAAACCTTATACCCTCACCAACAAGAAGGTTTTGAGTTCATCTGGAAAAACATGGCAGGAAGCATCGAGCTTCAAAATTTAAAGAATGCTGATCCTCGTAGCGAAGGTGGCTGCATTATTTCTCATGCTCCTGGAACCGGAAAGACAAGGCTGACCATAGTGTTTCTCAAGGcatatttgaaagtgtttcCAAAATGCATGCCAATTATTGTCGCTCCTGCAAGTATACTACTAACATGGGAAGAGGAATTCAAAAAATGGGACATTGGAGTTCCATTTCACAATTTAAGCAGTCGGGAGTTATCTGGTAAAGAGCATGCTGATGCGGTTAACACATTCAATATGTCTAATACACGGCATGGTATTGAAGAAACTCGAATGGCGAAACTGATATCATGGTTCAAAGAAACGAGCATTCTTGGAATCAGCTACGACTTGTATGGAATGAAATGCAAAGAtacgaaaaagaaaaagcatGAAAGTGTGAAGGAGAGAAAAAGGAAATGTGATATGCAAAAAATTCTACTTAAAGCTCCTGGTTTGTTAGTTTTGGATGAAGGACACACACCAAGAAATCAAAGAAGTCATATTTGGAAGGTGCTATCGAAGATTCAAACGCAGAAACGAATCATCCTTTCTGGAACTCCATTCCAGAACAATTTCTGGGAGCTTTACACCACTTTGAGCTTAGTCAAGCCTTCTTTTCCTGACACGATACCGCCTGAGCTAAAAAGATTTTGCCATGAGCGGAGACGTAAATCATCTAAACAATGGAGTTGGGAACCTGTTTCGGCCAACACAACAAGAAACACTTCTGATGATAAGATTGAGAAGTTGAAATTGCTAATGGATCCCTTTGTGCATGTTCACAAAGGTGCGATCCTTGAAAATAAGCTTCCCGGGTTAAGGGACTGTTTGGTGACTTTGAAGGCCGGTAGTTTGCAGACTGAAATCCTGAAGATAATTAAACGTTCTCAGAACACAGTATTTAACTTTGAGCATAAGATTGCATTGACATCCGTCCATCCATCTCTTTTACTTGAATGTGATCTTTCAGAAGACGAAGAATCTGTACTCAACAAGGATCAGCTGGAAAAGATAAGACTGAACCCgtatgaaggtgtgaaaacaaaatttttgtGCGAGTTAGTTCGGCTTTGTGATTCTCTTAACGAGAAAGTTCTTGTGTTCAGCCAATTCCACGCTCCTTTACAATTAATTAAAGACCAATTAAACTCGGCTTTTAACTGGTCTaacggagaagttctgttcatGTCTAGCAAAGATCCTCCAAAGGATAAGCAGTCCATAATCCATAGCTTCAATGATGAAAATAGCAAAGCGAAGATTCTACTTGCAGCTACAAAAGCTTGTTCCGAGGGAATTAGCTTAGTTGGAGCTTCAAGGGTTGTGCTTCTTGATGTTGTATGGAATCCTTCAGTCAAAAGACAGGCTATCAGCCGAGCGTATAGGATTGGACAGAAGAAGGTCGTATACATATACCAGCTTCTCGCTGAAGGGACTACCGAGGAAGAAAAATATGGTAAACAGGCCGAAAAGGATCGGTTATCTGAGCTCCTTTTTTCAGCTAAAACCGCCGATAATGATGGTGAGTCCAAGAATTATGCTGTGAAATTTGAAGATAGTGTTCTTGATAAGATGACTCGGCATGGAAAGCTCAGAGACATGTTTGTTGAGTGCGTGGTACTGAGGAAGGAGCGTGATTTGGTCTGAGAGTTTAGGCCGCAGATCCAATGTCGTGCTAGCGAAGGTAAGAACATTTTTGGTGTATCAGATTAAATTAGGAGTTTTGTCTTTATAATTTGGTAATACTAATGATGAATCAAATGATATATCATATCTCTATATTGTTTTATTCAGACCATGCTTCTAATGTaactctttgttttgttttgcagaTTCTTCAACATTGCTAACTATTAAATGGAAGAAAACAGGTTTCATAAGTTAAAATATTAAAGGTCACACTGCTTTCATGCAATTTCTTTGCTACTAGGACATGCAACTTATATGTATCAGCATATAACATTATATATATTGGAAttcttcttttgtatttttacaTATTTTGTCAGTATCTTCAAGCTGAGAGGAGTGCTCCATATTTATACTTGAAATTATCCATTTTGGTTAAGAAAAGCtcatattttgaattaaaacaGTTCTAGGCATAGGTCCACCATAAAAATTATCACAATTGATTCTACTAGCACCGGTTTGCATGAACGGATTGAAAAATTACAGAGTTTTTTCTATGAAGCTTTGAAAAATTACAGTCAGCCgttgtgattttgtcaaagctAATAAtaatcggagggagtatttatctttctttctaaacttttcttctatttcaataatattttttaaaaataatattttacttattaaaataatagtataattaaaattaaaatattattgaaatattatcatctatactatactatactatatataatgaGGATatatgagttttggtgtgaacttttcataatatcaataatacccttgattttttttagtagcaataaaaatctttttaataattaatttattttctctataaaaaaataattattttcttttaaaataaatattattgaaatagaATATCAGTTTAATGACGTAGATCATATTTTGGCCAAGTGTGCGGTGCCATGTCATTAATATATTTGACAATTCATCACAATTGACTCTGAAATTTAGTGAAGatcaaaactcaagaaaaattaaaataaatggatcaaaatattggttttttaaaatagaagatcaaaacttcaaaaaactgaaaatagggaaactaaaactgcatttaataaaaaaaaattgaattcgcAGGATTAAATTCAAATAGAAATAGTTTAATCGTTTTACATTGTTGTGCAAAAGATTCTTTACACTATCTACCTGTttggattaaattatttttgagcttatacaaataacttatgcaatataaattagattttattatattttataaattcacctagtaaaaattgtatttttataaactgttttattataaactaaaaaaactgttttaatataatatataactaaaaaaaCTTTTTCAGGTAATGAAGTCACGCGCGTGTTGATAGCCCTGAAAAGAGTGTTGAACTGTGCGTGTGATCTTTAAACCGAAAGCTGAGCCTGAGCGATGGCGTCGAAAGATTCAACACCGCCTTATCAAAGTGCTGCCAGAATCTCTGATTCTCAATGTTTTCCTCAATACTCTGCTTCCCTCAAATGTCAGTTTATTCCTCTTTTACCTcttcaattttctcttttttcttttagttaATTCAATACACTCTCTCACAATATCTGCTGAATATTTGAATACTCTTTTAGGTATAAGTAATTTATGTCTACGAATTAGCTGACTTTAATTGTGTATTATTAATTAGGTGCTTCATGCTTGAGTTAATTTAATTCGAAGTGAAACAcacatttttcttttggtttccaaataatttttgtttgataaagtttaataatttatcttttcaaCATAGTTATCATTATCTTAAGCTTGTTGTATTAATCTGGTTCCATAGTCGGGTTGGGTCgcaagataagtaaagtctgaccaagaatTTTTTTCTCCCAAAAATTGAACTCCGGTTCTCCAAAACAATTTGTCATAGGGTGAACTCATTAACTATTCGAGCTCAATCACTTGGTTACATGGGTCGTATTTTGACTCAATATACAAAatgttttatttgattggtaatGTATCTTACAATTCATGATAAGATTCATTTTGCAATTTTGAAAATAGATCTTCTGATTCACGATTCAAATCTCGATTTGATAACTATTCTTTGAGaagtgaaagaagaaagaaaagtaataaacaaaaaaatgaaggaTTGGAAGGACTTAAAATTTATGATTCCGTGTTATTGTTAGGGAAGTAAGAGAAGGCACTGATGTTGGACCTTGTGCTAATATTCATGCAATTATGAGTTATCTTACATTTTTTCCGTGACATTTCCAGGTTTGGAAGAATTTAATACGGATAAGAGTAAATGTCAAGAACATTTTGATGTTTACAAGGAGTGTAAGAAAAAGGAGGTACTAGAATCTTTAGCACTGTCAATTCTTTCTATTGTTTTAGGTTGcatattttgatttgattataaTATGGTGTCTCGGGAGCATGTATCCAAATATATAATGCATTGGTGGCTACATTTTCTGTTATGGTAGTTGATTATTTATAGTGAACAACGCGATTTATATTAGAATAAGCAGGACTTTACTTTCAAGGTTACgtttttattataaaatcacTTGTCTCTTGAGCTTTGAGTCATGGTTCCAGATGTACTGCAGATTGCGTCTGCCAGTCCACTGAACTAACATTGCACCCAACAACACGGTGTAGAAGCCCTATAATAACCATTAGCCAAACAACCGGTCATATCCCTTGCTAGCTTTCCACCTGTGAATTGGACCGTTGTCTTGAATCTATTGAGTCATTGGACCCAAAATATGGAATGTTACAAGAAGCGGTCGAGAGCAGGTGATGTACactctatttatttatgtaCTTAATTTGCAAGTTTGACCTTAATTGTTTCGAAGTTTAACCTGTTTCTATTCACTATGATGATGGATTCATCATCCATTACCATTACAATTTAACCACTAATAGCATACAAATCTCATCAATTTTTGACCAAGTTATCCATTATCTTCATGTTACCCATAACCAGTTTAGAAGTCCATTACTTGATGCTGTGAGGTGCCAATGAAGTTTTTTCTTGTGTAAATTTATCAGCTGTCTTTTGTCCTTCAGCCTTCAAAAATACGCAATCACATAAGCCAGCTAGCTGAGTGGACATCTAACAGAAATGAACATAGGCACTTTCTACCATTGTAACTGGCTGCATAGTAGTCTAAGTTGATGTATACTGGATTCCTTTTAATTTTCTGACCATTTTCTAGTTGATCAGATTGGACACATTCTGCAATATGGACTTCAATTGCTCAAATTGATGTTTGGATAATTGatatttgaataaatattttgatgttGTGGCGGTTAAGGTTTGAATAAATGACGAGTATGTGTTTTGGATAGCAATGTATAGCATCAGTTTGAGACAGTGACTTGTATTAGTTAGGAAATTAAATTGGCATTTTGAATGCCATCCTTATATTCAGTGTTGTGTTGTTCTCTTTCGTGTAATTGGCCTTTTTTCTTACTTCTTGGTTTATATTCTATAATAATTTACCTTGCCTCTAGACTTGAAAATAAACCCGAAACTCTAGACTTTGCATA
This genomic interval from Trifolium pratense cultivar HEN17-A07 linkage group LG6, ARS_RC_1.1, whole genome shotgun sequence contains the following:
- the LOC123892025 gene encoding SNF2 domain-containing protein CLASSY 3-like produces the protein MSEGCSDDVKNENFSNVKCGFERENSVDEDGSEENSEDDSGDSSEENETSDEDFEVEENSEEDSDDSSEENETGDEDFEVDEVNEISDSDENSSLYVGYYNVNYYKKKCEISTKPLEEEEIEKCSMKGSSSKVNEVSQKQDKKSVDSSSRAFVDENEKNIKEKSSLRQQHSVFMVEDIDKDKDNGKANANDTTSPGDSGEAESLAVSLQNEKLAKHKIVENKGRGKRGGNRISNGKKKKIMDDKSGQSKLKKELHKLLEEWEYYLGTKNTKQNGDSVVLEVKDDDGVNRQDTRPQDTIWSLGKKVEEAAPKMEEEELWDEMDRVRREDEVESMIGNIGTNVASNKNMEDTFSLCNHDTRLDEEIGVYCRLCDLVVTEIRYISEPVVDRYPNEGSGRRASIGGDDVSLFDWSHINVSDYDSKTNFSHNEGTVWDKIPDVKQTLYPHQQEGFEFIWKNMAGSIELQNLKNADPRSEGGCIISHAPGTGKTRLTIVFLKAYLKVFPKCMPIIVAPASILLTWEEEFKKWDIGVPFHNLSSRELSGKEHADAVNTFNMSNTRHGIEETRMAKLISWFKETSILGISYDLYGMKCKDTKKKKHESVKERKRKCDMQKILLKAPGLLVLDEGHTPRNQRSHIWKVLSKIQTQKRIILSGTPFQNNFWELYTTLSLVKPSFPDTIPPELKRFCHERRRKSSKQWSWEPVSANTTRNTSDDKIEKLKLLMDPFVHVHKGAILENKLPGLRDCLVTLKAGSLQTEILKIIKRSQNTVFNFEHKIALTSVHPSLLLECDLSEDEESVLNKDQLEKIRLNPYEGVKTKFLCELVRLCDSLNEKVLVFSQFHAPLQLIKDQLNSAFNWSNGEVLFMSSKDPPKDKQSIIHSFNDENSKAKILLAATKACSEGISLVGASRVVLLDVVWNPSVKRQAISRAYRIGQKKVVYIYQLLAEGTTEEEKYGKQAEKDRLSELLFSAKTADNDGESKNYAVKFEDSVLDKMTRHGKLRDMFVECVVLRKERDLV
- the LOC123890478 gene encoding cytochrome c oxidase-assembly factor COX23, mitochondrial; this encodes MASKDSTPPYQSAARISDSQCFPQYSASLKCLEEFNTDKSKCQEHFDVYKECKKKEREARLERNKSRSLFS